The sequence below is a genomic window from Tenacibaculum tangerinum.
GAAAACTAGATATATAAGTGTTCAAGTTGGTATTGGTGGTTGGGAACCCATAGTTGCGAATAAAGTTGACCAAGTTGGCTACGGCGATTGCAAAGGGTTAACCAATTATACGAAAGCTTTATTGGATGCTGTTGGTATTGAGTCTTACCATACCTTAGTTTATGCGGAAAACAAAAAAAATATTGACAAAGACTTTAGTTCACTGCAAGGCAATCACATGATTTTAAACATCCCTAATAATGGGGAAGATATATGGCTAGAATGCACCAGTCAAACCATGCCTTTTGGTTTTTTAGGAAGGTTTACCGACGATAGAGATGTATTGGTTATTACCCCAGAAGGAGGGATTGTTAAAAGAACTCCTGCGTATGTTAATGAAGACAATTTACAAACAATCAAAGCAACTATTCAACTATTGTCTACAGGAAATATTACTGCATCATTAGAAAGAAAATCGTATGGCATTCAATATGACGATAAATACAATGTAGAAAATTTTACTCCTAAAGAACTTGACGATTATTACAAGACCACTGTATGGGATTATGTGAATAATTTAGAGGTAAAGAATATTAATCATGTGAACGATAAAGACAAAATTGAATTTAAGGAAAGCATCGATATTGAAATAGAAAAATTCGCTACGGTAAGAGACAGCAGTTATTTATTCAAATTAAATGTATTTAACCGATATACAGATATTCCTAAAAAATACAGAAATAGGCAACGCCCCTTAGAAATCGAAAGAGGTTTTACTCACAAAGACGAGTTTATTTTTACCATTCCTAAAGGGTATTCTTTAACTAATTTACCAGAAAATAAAAACATCACCAATAAATTTGGCACTTATAAGCTTACTTTCGAACAAGTAAACCCTACAACCTTAAAATATCAAAGAGAGTTTTCTTTGAAGGAAGGAAATCACTCTAAAGAAGACTACAAGACTTACAGAAAGTTTATAAAAACAGTCGCTAAATACGATAACTTAAGAACAGAAATCATTAAACAATAAAAAAGCTATGAAAAAAATAGTATTTATTTTATCCCTAATATTTTTATCTAGTATAAACGCCCAAGACATAAAATTTGGTAAAGTGTCTAAAGAAGAACTAGAAGAAAAACTATATCCTTTAGACTCTACTGCTCATGCTGCTTATCTTTTAAAAGATAGAAGGACTTATTTTCAGTACGACTCAAATAACGGTTTTCAGGTTTTTACAGATTACCATGAGCGAATTAAAATTTACTCTAAAGAAGGATTTGAGTATGCAACAAAAAACATTGTCTATTACGAACCTGATGCTGGCGATTCGGAAAAAATTAGTTCTTTAAAAGCGTATACTTTTAATCTAGAGAATGGTGCTATTGACAAGCAAAAACTTTCAAAGAAAGATGTTTTTGAGGAAAAACTGAACAAATACAGAAGTCAAAAAAAATAACCTTCCCAAATGTTAAAGAAGGAAGCGTAATTGATATCAAATACACCTTAATTTCTCCTTATA
It includes:
- a CDS encoding DUF3857 domain-containing protein, which encodes MKNTHYTIFFIVFILCNSIFSQENEQLSSLFLSKELKENANAVIRLNEIIIDIDDVDKLVVKEKRIVTVLNKLGRTHVDAYKHYDDDTKITKLSAVIYDALGEKVKKYSKNDFQDVSAVDGGTLYSDSRVKFLEHTPTSYPYTVVFESEYKNSSTGFIPKWFPIENYYLAVEKSIYFVNNPQNIPFRKREKNFEGFSIKNTSTDTTLHYTLTNQKAIKREYYTVNFEDFVPNATISLNSFSLKGVKGNSKNWEEFGKWMYNRLIKDRNELPPATVAKVKNLVKDIDNPVEKAKIIYNYVQEKTRYISVQVGIGGWEPIVANKVDQVGYGDCKGLTNYTKALLDAVGIESYHTLVYAENKKNIDKDFSSLQGNHMILNIPNNGEDIWLECTSQTMPFGFLGRFTDDRDVLVITPEGGIVKRTPAYVNEDNLQTIKATIQLLSTGNITASLERKSYGIQYDDKYNVENFTPKELDDYYKTTVWDYVNNLEVKNINHVNDKDKIEFKESIDIEIEKFATVRDSSYLFKLNVFNRYTDIPKKYRNRQRPLEIERGFTHKDEFIFTIPKGYSLTNLPENKNITNKFGTYKLTFEQVNPTTLKYQREFSLKEGNHSKEDYKTYRKFIKTVAKYDNLRTEIIKQ